Proteins from a genomic interval of Trifolium pratense cultivar HEN17-A07 linkage group LG6, ARS_RC_1.1, whole genome shotgun sequence:
- the LOC123890042 gene encoding uncharacterized protein LOC123890042, whose translation MEAMVARNLFTGYNIGEQGLVSVSHLQFADDTLLLGVKSWANVRALRAVLVLFETMSGLKVNFNKSMLVGVNISDSWLGEAASVLCCKVGKIPFLYLGLPIGGDPRRLSFWDPVLHRIKNRLSGWKSRFLSFGGRLVLLRSVLTSLPVYALSFFKAPSGLFCRQVAVASRP comes from the exons ATGGAGGCTATGGTTGCGCGTAATTTGTTTACGGGGTATAACATTGGCGAGCAGGGTTTGGTTTCGGTATCACACCTTCAGTTTGCAGATGACACTCTTCTACTAGGGGTTAAAAGTTGGGCAAATGTTCGGGCTTTGCGAGCTGTTCTTGTGCTTTTTGAGACTATGTCAGGTTTGaaagttaattttaataaaagcatgTTGGTTGGGGTTAATATTTCTGATTCCTGGTTGGGCGAAGCTGCGTCTGTTCTGTGCTGTAAGGTGGGAAAGATCCCTTTCCTTTATTTGGGTCTTCCgattgggggtgatccgaggCGTCTGAGTTTTTGGGATCCGGTGTTGCATCGAATAAAGAATAGATTGTCTGGGTGGAAGAGTCGCTTCTTGTCTTTTGGTGGCCGCCTGGTGCTGTTGAGATCTGTCTTGACCTCTctacctgtctatgctctttccttcttcaaagctccctcag GCCTTTTCTGTAGACAGGTGGCAGTGGCATCCCGACCCTGA